The following proteins are encoded in a genomic region of Candidatus Marinarcus aquaticus:
- a CDS encoding helix-turn-helix transcriptional regulator, with protein sequence MKRVNYLDLLTQIKEINNPFSRHIFIGSIKPEYGQGESIWYDMGNGIAVSIRDFFVYEKTILTETSNVPGAVIIFNLEGAIPYVFKDQHEFIMKSNHFLLGLGSDDFQLEATFLPKIRYRTLTIGMKEELFLQLGHGINNVHEHMQKAKKFSYRLLQDGFINQQQKEILASFKDQKSFHDLLKNIFLESKTMDLTHCSLNRAAFLMNHSNEQTKYDKNRLHSLERAKELILNEYAKNLSIKEIAYKSAINECYLKKDFKAYYGMTILEMLQRRRLEVAKKLLQQNQSVQEVASNVGYKHAGHFSKLFTQYVGHSPSHFKKEYNAL encoded by the coding sequence ATGAAAAGAGTCAACTATCTTGATTTATTAACCCAAATAAAAGAGATTAATAACCCTTTTTCACGTCATATATTTATAGGCAGTATCAAACCAGAGTATGGTCAAGGTGAATCCATTTGGTATGATATGGGCAACGGTATTGCCGTCTCTATTCGGGACTTCTTTGTCTATGAAAAAACCATTCTCACTGAAACAAGCAATGTTCCAGGTGCTGTGATAATCTTTAATTTAGAAGGTGCGATTCCTTATGTATTTAAAGATCAACACGAATTTATCATGAAATCCAACCATTTTCTATTGGGTCTTGGATCTGATGATTTTCAACTTGAAGCGACTTTTCTGCCTAAAATACGTTATAGAACGCTTACTATTGGTATGAAAGAGGAACTTTTTTTACAATTAGGACACGGCATAAATAACGTCCATGAACACATGCAAAAAGCAAAGAAATTCAGTTACCGCCTTTTACAAGATGGTTTTATCAACCAACAACAAAAAGAGATACTTGCCAGTTTTAAAGACCAAAAAAGTTTTCATGACCTACTTAAAAATATCTTTTTAGAATCCAAAACGATGGATTTAACACACTGCTCATTAAATCGGGCTGCTTTTCTTATGAATCACTCAAACGAACAGACAAAATATGATAAAAATCGTCTTCACTCACTGGAGCGTGCCAAAGAGCTTATTCTTAATGAGTATGCAAAAAATCTCTCTATTAAAGAGATTGCCTATAAATCAGCGATAAATGAGTGTTATTTAAAAAAAGATTTTAAAGCCTATTATGGCATGACCATTTTAGAAATGCTTCAAAGACGTCGTTTAGAAGTAGCTAAGAAGTTATTACAACAAAATCAAAGCGTTCAAGAGGTGGCTTCCAATGTAGGATACAAACATGCAGGACACTTCAGTAAACTTTTCACACAATATGTAGGCCACTCTCCTAGCCACTTTAAAAAAGAGTACAATGCTTTGTAA
- a CDS encoding RNA recognition motif domain-containing protein, which produces MNIYVGNLSYRMNNEDLEELFAKFGAVKSCKIINDRDTGRSKGFAFVEMDVDSEGQSAIDELNGKEIEGRTLKVNEARPRPPRERRTY; this is translated from the coding sequence ATGAATATCTATGTAGGTAATCTTTCATATAGAATGAATAACGAAGATTTAGAGGAATTATTCGCTAAATTCGGTGCTGTAAAAAGTTGTAAAATTATCAATGACAGAGACACAGGAAGATCGAAAGGTTTTGCATTTGTTGAGATGGATGTAGATTCTGAAGGTCAATCTGCGATTGATGAATTAAATGGAAAAGAGATTGAGGGAAGAACACTTAAAGTGAACGAAGCTCGACCAAGACCTCCAAGAGAAAGAAGAACATACTAA
- a CDS encoding TonB-dependent siderophore receptor, protein MNMPTYKLSVPLCMLLLSTTIAFSAESKTTKSDSKQLDTVTVIGNSHSSYLNTKEINLNRTMIDIDESAKSIQIFNEDFIEDAQPQNIEDIIKMSSNTSYQGDNHGRTNQISMRGFSSIPILFDGMRVTNKMAHPELFNLSSVEILKGPDSLQYGESSPGGLVNLVNKKATKIALGKIELDVNDNPSYATKLDVGGSLNEAQSLYFRLNSVLEYDEGFTNSNTDTTRVFVAPSLAYDFNENHTLTLVAEYTDETTPSSFGTYVNKKGHLVAPVDHMISHPDEEFEKTQKIVGFDFESHFTSWNSNLRYRYIDYEGHNGDVHMPQRYNEITDTVTRAYAYQKQEFQEHALQYTLNKEFDIFDFRNRISVGGDFNKAYTKTTMFYDPMNPYNINLSHPNYENLTSLSDHPNATDMTGDKTYTKSWGTFFQDSINFTDDFLMNVGVRYSESKPKDGQKSDDWTPSLGFIYKVTPQTSLYANYSESFTPNTVSDSSGNVLDPETGEGFELGVKQKLFDDRFMLTAAVFKIEKNNIALSDDSTPLTTDYVASGKQKSKGFEIDMSGEITPNWSIVASYGYTHTENVDVDNLDLRNIPKHTANLFTTYYLSSFNLPHLYIGGGVRYLGARYADDNNDIKFDSEIIYNATMGYKKGNWRASISMQNLTDKEYVEGALASNAAGTRVYVGTPRTILASISYSF, encoded by the coding sequence ATGAATATGCCAACGTATAAATTATCTGTACCTTTGTGTATGCTTCTATTATCAACAACGATTGCTTTTTCTGCCGAATCAAAAACCACAAAAAGTGACTCAAAACAACTTGACACAGTGACGGTTATTGGAAACAGCCATTCAAGTTATCTCAATACCAAAGAGATCAATCTCAATCGAACAATGATTGATATTGATGAGAGTGCCAAATCAATTCAAATATTTAATGAAGATTTCATTGAAGATGCTCAACCACAAAACATTGAAGACATCATTAAAATGTCTTCAAATACCTCCTACCAAGGGGATAACCATGGACGAACCAATCAAATCAGTATGCGTGGGTTTTCAAGTATACCCATTTTGTTTGATGGGATGAGAGTCACCAATAAGATGGCTCATCCAGAACTTTTTAATCTCTCTTCTGTAGAGATTTTAAAAGGTCCAGATTCACTGCAGTATGGGGAATCAAGTCCTGGTGGTTTGGTTAATTTAGTCAATAAAAAAGCAACCAAAATAGCCTTAGGTAAAATAGAGCTTGATGTAAATGACAATCCATCCTATGCCACCAAGTTAGATGTGGGTGGCAGCTTAAATGAGGCTCAATCTCTCTACTTCAGACTCAACTCTGTTTTAGAGTATGATGAAGGTTTTACGAACAGTAACACGGACACCACTCGTGTATTTGTTGCACCATCATTGGCATATGATTTTAATGAGAACCATACACTCACTTTGGTTGCAGAGTATACCGATGAGACAACCCCCTCTTCTTTTGGTACTTATGTGAATAAAAAAGGGCACTTAGTCGCTCCAGTTGACCATATGATTTCACACCCTGATGAGGAGTTTGAGAAGACTCAAAAAATAGTAGGTTTTGACTTTGAAAGTCATTTTACATCGTGGAATTCCAATTTGCGATACCGTTACATTGATTATGAAGGTCATAATGGAGATGTACACATGCCACAACGATACAATGAAATTACTGATACGGTAACTCGTGCTTATGCGTATCAAAAGCAAGAGTTTCAAGAGCATGCTCTTCAATACACACTCAATAAAGAGTTTGATATCTTTGATTTTAGAAACCGCATCAGTGTGGGTGGAGATTTTAACAAAGCTTACACTAAAACGACCATGTTTTACGATCCAATGAATCCATATAATATCAACCTTTCCCACCCTAATTATGAGAATTTAACGTCACTTTCAGACCATCCCAATGCCACGGATATGACAGGGGATAAAACCTACACCAAATCATGGGGAACGTTTTTTCAAGACAGCATCAACTTCACGGATGATTTCCTAATGAATGTGGGTGTGAGATACAGTGAATCCAAACCCAAAGATGGACAAAAATCAGACGACTGGACACCATCACTGGGATTTATCTATAAAGTGACACCTCAAACCTCTTTATATGCTAACTATTCTGAATCATTCACACCTAATACTGTAAGTGACAGCAGTGGCAATGTGCTTGATCCTGAAACAGGTGAAGGATTTGAACTGGGAGTGAAACAAAAACTTTTTGATGACCGCTTCATGTTAACAGCTGCGGTATTTAAAATTGAGAAGAACAATATTGCTCTTTCAGATGACTCAACCCCACTTACAACAGACTATGTTGCCAGTGGAAAACAAAAAAGTAAAGGGTTTGAAATTGATATGAGTGGTGAGATTACACCAAACTGGTCTATCGTAGCATCATATGGTTATACCCATACAGAGAATGTCGACGTGGACAATTTAGATTTAAGAAATATACCCAAACACACAGCAAACCTTTTTACAACCTATTATCTCTCATCATTTAACTTACCTCATCTCTACATCGGTGGTGGTGTACGCTATTTAGGCGCACGTTATGCGGATGATAACAATGACATTAAATTTGATTCTGAAATCATCTACAATGCCACAATGGGGTATAAAAAAGGAAACTGGCGTGCAAGTATCAGTATGCAAAATTTAACCGACAAAGAGTATGTGGAGGGTGCTTTGGCAAGTAATGCTGCAGGGACAAGAGTCTATGTGGGAACTCCTCGAACTATTTTAGCATCCATCAGTTACTCTTTTTAA
- the gltX gene encoding glutamate--tRNA ligase: MAITRFAPSPTGYLHIGGLRTALYSFLWARRTQGEFRLRIEDTDTQRNNEEAMKAIIEAFEWVGLNYDNEVEYQSQRLEIYKKYIQQLLDEGNAYYCYMSKEELDALREEQMANKQTPRYDGRYRDFTGTPPEGVEPVVRIKAPKEGVISFVDGVKGAMNFNATEVDDFVIARSNGMPTYNFVVAIDDALMKMTDVIRGDDHLTNTPKQIVIYKALGFDVPKFYHVPMINNPQGKKLSKRDGAMDVMEYKRQGYLAEALLNFLVRLGWSNGDQEIFSMDEMLELFDPNNINKSASAYNEEKLLWLNAHYIKNVSNERLANELEFFDCHLSGHDKKEMILDLCKERAQTLLELKASIDNILSTPTSYENKGVKKFVKEETASMLESYVALLEANKTSLHLACDYEAITKPFIEEKGLKFPQLFQPIRIALTGGTQAPSVYDILAVLGCDESVQRIHAALAQNFGK; this comes from the coding sequence ATGGCAATTACACGATTTGCACCTTCACCAACAGGGTATTTACATATTGGTGGATTACGAACTGCTCTGTACAGTTTTTTATGGGCAAGAAGAACACAAGGTGAATTCAGACTAAGAATTGAAGATACAGATACACAACGAAACAATGAAGAGGCAATGAAAGCAATCATTGAAGCTTTTGAGTGGGTGGGTCTAAATTATGATAATGAAGTAGAGTATCAATCACAACGTCTGGAGATTTATAAAAAGTATATTCAACAACTTCTTGATGAAGGAAATGCATACTACTGTTATATGTCAAAAGAGGAGTTGGATGCTTTACGAGAAGAGCAAATGGCCAATAAGCAAACACCAAGATACGATGGACGATACAGAGACTTCACTGGCACTCCTCCTGAAGGTGTTGAACCCGTTGTAAGAATCAAAGCACCCAAAGAAGGAGTCATCTCTTTTGTAGATGGTGTTAAAGGCGCAATGAATTTTAATGCAACTGAAGTAGATGATTTTGTCATTGCACGAAGCAATGGAATGCCAACGTATAACTTTGTTGTTGCCATTGATGATGCATTGATGAAGATGACAGATGTGATTCGTGGAGATGACCACTTAACCAATACACCAAAACAGATTGTAATTTATAAGGCTTTAGGTTTTGATGTACCTAAGTTTTACCATGTACCAATGATCAATAACCCACAAGGTAAGAAACTCTCAAAACGAGATGGTGCAATGGATGTGATGGAGTATAAACGACAAGGGTATTTAGCTGAAGCACTGTTGAACTTTTTAGTTCGTTTGGGTTGGTCAAATGGAGATCAAGAGATTTTCTCTATGGATGAGATGTTAGAACTCTTTGATCCAAACAATATCAATAAATCAGCTTCTGCATATAATGAAGAGAAACTGTTATGGCTCAATGCACATTATATTAAAAATGTATCTAATGAGCGTTTAGCAAATGAGTTAGAGTTCTTTGATTGCCACTTAAGTGGACATGACAAAAAAGAGATGATTTTAGATCTATGTAAAGAGCGTGCTCAAACACTGCTTGAGCTCAAAGCCTCAATTGATAATATCTTGAGTACTCCTACTTCATATGAAAATAAAGGAGTGAAAAAGTTTGTTAAAGAGGAAACTGCTTCAATGTTGGAGTCATATGTGGCACTTTTAGAAGCGAACAAAACCTCTTTACATTTGGCTTGTGATTATGAAGCGATTACCAAACCATTTATTGAAGAAAAGGGATTAAAATTCCCGCAACTCTTTCAACCTATTCGAATTGCATTAACTGGTGGAACACAAGCACCTTCAGTTTATGACATCTTAGCCGTGCTTGGATGTGATGAATCTGTACAAAGAATTCACGCAGCACTTGCACAAAATTTCGGAAAATAG
- a CDS encoding homoserine dehydrogenase has product MLKIAILGVGTVGSSVINILQENKEIITARAGCEIVPAIGVVNNLNKKRNVNIELTDDIDAVLNDDSIDLIVELMGGIEKPYEVVKKALAKQIPVVTANKALLAYHRYELQDLAGDTPFEYEASVAGGIPIVNALREGLSANHIESIKGIMNGTCNYMLTKMINEDVNYDEILKEAQELGYAEADPTFDVGGFDAAHKLLILASIAYGIDAKPEDILIEGIQNISSYDIEFAKEFNYTIKLLTIAKKVGSEIQLRVHPVFISNNEMIAKVDGVMNGVSVIGDKVGETMYYGPGAGGDATASAVIANIIDIARKGKGSPMLGFERSLKQNLTLASSDSIETNYYLRLTVEDKPGVLAQIASVLSDKNISIEKMLQKPDKNDNAILLLSTHVCKEKDIKEALEELETLSYVSSKPAMIRIEA; this is encoded by the coding sequence ATGTTAAAAATAGCAATTTTAGGTGTAGGGACAGTCGGTTCGAGCGTAATCAATATTTTACAAGAGAATAAAGAGATTATCACTGCTCGAGCTGGATGTGAAATTGTACCTGCAATTGGTGTTGTCAATAACTTAAATAAAAAACGAAACGTCAATATCGAATTAACAGACGATATTGACGCAGTTTTAAACGATGATTCCATTGATTTAATCGTGGAACTCATGGGTGGCATTGAAAAACCGTATGAAGTTGTAAAAAAAGCGTTAGCCAAACAAATTCCCGTGGTTACTGCAAACAAAGCACTTTTAGCGTATCACCGATATGAGCTTCAAGACTTAGCGGGGGATACACCGTTTGAGTATGAGGCTTCAGTTGCAGGAGGTATCCCAATTGTCAATGCGTTAAGAGAAGGTTTAAGTGCCAATCACATTGAGTCCATTAAAGGGATCATGAACGGTACGTGCAACTATATGTTGACAAAAATGATCAATGAAGATGTAAACTACGATGAGATTTTAAAAGAGGCACAAGAGTTGGGATACGCTGAAGCGGATCCCACTTTTGATGTGGGTGGATTTGATGCAGCACATAAACTGCTTATTTTAGCCTCTATTGCCTATGGCATTGATGCCAAACCTGAAGACATTTTAATTGAAGGGATTCAAAATATCTCTTCGTATGACATTGAGTTTGCCAAAGAGTTTAACTATACGATTAAACTGTTAACCATTGCCAAAAAAGTGGGTTCTGAAATTCAACTTCGAGTACATCCCGTATTTATTTCAAACAATGAAATGATTGCAAAAGTTGATGGCGTGATGAATGGTGTTTCTGTAATTGGTGATAAAGTGGGTGAAACGATGTATTATGGACCAGGCGCAGGTGGCGATGCAACAGCAAGTGCTGTAATTGCAAATATCATTGATATTGCACGTAAAGGGAAAGGTTCACCCATGCTTGGATTTGAAAGGTCACTTAAACAAAACCTTACATTAGCAAGCTCTGATTCGATTGAAACCAACTACTACTTACGACTGACCGTAGAGGATAAACCGGGTGTTTTAGCGCAAATTGCATCGGTATTAAGTGATAAAAATATCTCCATTGAAAAGATGCTTCAAAAACCCGATAAAAATGACAATGCCATTTTACTTCTTTCAACACATGTATGTAAGGAAAAAGACATCAAAGAGGCACTTGAAGAGCTTGAAACCCTCTCTTACGTCAGTTCTAAACCAGCGATGATCAGAATAGAAGCTTAA
- a CDS encoding response regulator transcription factor: MKILLLEDDIILNEILEEFLVNEGYTVISTFDGAQAQSLVYEQTFDLLILDVNVPNINGFEFLKELRSHNIKTPAIFITSLNSSSDLKQGFESGCDDYIKKPFELQELSLRINNIKRLFNLDSTHIFTIALNITYDTNNYELNNEGMKTILPKKEAKILEYFLKNQDKTISIDELSVNVWSYEEYPSSATIRTYIKNLRRLLDDGYITTLKGVGYRFNTK, from the coding sequence ATGAAAATACTGCTGCTAGAAGACGATATCATACTCAATGAAATTCTTGAAGAGTTCTTAGTCAATGAGGGTTACACTGTTATTTCAACCTTTGATGGAGCACAAGCTCAATCTTTGGTCTATGAACAGACTTTTGACCTATTAATTTTGGATGTAAATGTACCCAATATCAATGGTTTTGAATTTTTAAAAGAGTTACGTTCACACAACATAAAAACCCCTGCTATATTTATCACCTCACTCAATAGCAGTAGTGATTTAAAACAAGGTTTTGAGAGTGGTTGTGATGATTACATCAAAAAACCGTTTGAACTGCAAGAACTCAGCCTTCGTATTAATAATATCAAACGACTTTTTAACCTTGATTCAACTCATATATTTACCATTGCTTTAAATATCACTTACGATACCAACAATTATGAATTAAATAATGAGGGTATGAAAACCATATTGCCCAAAAAAGAGGCCAAAATTTTAGAGTACTTTTTAAAAAATCAAGATAAAACCATCTCTATAGATGAACTCAGTGTGAATGTATGGAGTTATGAAGAGTATCCAAGCAGTGCTACTATACGTACCTATATAAAGAATCTTCGTCGATTGCTTGATGATGGTTATATCACAACACTCAAAGGAGTTGGTTATCGTTTTAACACAAAATGA
- a CDS encoding sensor histidine kinase, with amino-acid sequence MMVISQHSKELVIVLTQNEKRTFRSFYALFLGSTFILLGIIFFLFYQTKADFYRDITISKMQIYASKLASKIVYAHMQNTPLRKSELVVENGYKFGLYDNSGNAVLTYIGQKVILNHKFSQNGNNLILIDNSVGGHLGISYIAIEENVLFNTLSELQNKIIISYVLLYIFVVVFGFYLTKQFIKPIVQQRIKLNNFIKETTHELNTPISAIVMSINDKQPMTQKSHERILISAKRISEIYDDLTYLFLNSEKRKNIEALNLETIIKEQTDYFKLFAQKKQIDLFVQTEPFIYNIDKESFIRLFNNLLSNAIKYTPMSGKIFVTLNKGILTIKDSGNGIKKKDIDKIFQRFYRADAINGGFGIGLSIVKTVCDTYNIKIEVDSKVNEGSEFRLTLK; translated from the coding sequence ATGATGGTTATATCACAACACTCAAAGGAGTTGGTTATCGTTTTAACACAAAATGAAAAAAGAACATTCAGAAGTTTTTATGCCCTCTTTTTAGGTTCAACTTTTATTCTTTTAGGCATTATATTTTTTCTTTTTTACCAAACAAAAGCTGATTTTTACAGAGATATCACTATCTCTAAAATGCAAATCTATGCTTCCAAGCTCGCTTCTAAAATTGTTTATGCCCACATGCAAAATACCCCTTTACGAAAAAGTGAACTTGTTGTTGAGAATGGTTATAAATTTGGCTTGTATGACAACAGTGGCAATGCTGTTTTAACCTATATTGGCCAAAAAGTGATTTTAAATCATAAATTTTCTCAAAATGGAAATAACCTCATACTTATTGATAACAGCGTTGGAGGCCATTTGGGCATCTCTTATATTGCCATTGAGGAGAACGTGCTTTTTAACACCCTTAGTGAGCTTCAAAACAAGATTATTATCTCGTATGTACTGCTCTATATTTTTGTGGTTGTTTTTGGTTTTTATTTAACCAAACAATTTATTAAACCCATTGTACAACAACGCATCAAACTCAATAACTTTATTAAAGAGACCACACATGAACTGAATACTCCTATTTCTGCGATTGTGATGTCTATTAATGACAAACAACCCATGACTCAAAAATCGCATGAACGTATTTTAATCAGTGCCAAGCGCATCTCTGAGATCTATGATGATTTGACCTATCTGTTTTTAAACAGTGAAAAGAGGAAAAACATTGAAGCTTTGAATTTAGAAACCATCATTAAAGAACAAACAGACTATTTTAAACTCTTTGCTCAAAAAAAACAGATTGATCTGTTTGTTCAAACGGAACCTTTTATTTACAACATCGACAAGGAGAGTTTTATTCGTTTATTTAATAATCTTCTTTCAAATGCAATTAAATACACACCCATGTCTGGAAAAATTTTTGTAACGTTAAATAAGGGTATTTTAACCATAAAAGACAGTGGTAATGGAATTAAGAAAAAAGATATTGATAAAATATTTCAACGATTTTATCGTGCAGATGCTATAAATGGTGGTTTTGGAATTGGTTTAAGTATAGTAAAAACAGTATGTGATACGTACAATATAAAAATAGAAGTGGATTCAAAAGTAAATGAAGGCAGTGAGTTCAGGCTCACTTTAAAATAG
- a CDS encoding PepSY-associated TM helix domain-containing protein: MSTVKSQLFKQRLFRIHIAAGITFSLVMYLAIFFGVFAILLPYIQTWEKPSRHITSVPITNIDYNTMIEEVLNEPDFPKDGLMINLPGRLGDPAVVVTHRFAKPIAFNPNTNERLNNEDKRVSHLAAFLNELHYGAPLSLIGRLSFGFVAVGTMVLIITGLILIMLFKFKNQGKNQQAIFSKIHVKVFTWLFLPFFLITLSGAVMNVGLISSGPMSKILTKGKAQAIDGVVGKVLFQQSDPIAKKNEAAQMKPLSTLIQKAQEVNPDLIFKQIKLSNWNDTTAQVEIIGYNPYKPFLNGGIFNQPRVVLNAHTAEVINNQTVMDKVWPVFVAEGLFFLHFLFGIDIFSRIIIALMMALCGIALGFGVMLWLEKKAKKYADKITFYHWMGKLSLATMLGVIPATAILFVLQWTLPFDLQDRVVWQQGIFYNVWLFTLFWSFYRLNSYQAAKEFFLSGGILFIIAALCHIYFSGFNPMELLTNNMGHIFAVDFTLCLTGIILIWLALKLPTNRKEAKVFWPLQAKKEKK; encoded by the coding sequence ATGTCAACTGTTAAATCACAACTCTTTAAGCAACGTCTGTTTCGTATTCATATTGCAGCAGGAATCACCTTCTCTTTGGTAATGTATTTGGCAATATTTTTTGGTGTGTTTGCGATATTATTGCCTTATATTCAAACATGGGAAAAACCCTCTCGACACATTACTTCGGTTCCTATTACCAATATTGATTATAATACAATGATTGAAGAAGTTCTTAATGAACCGGATTTTCCTAAAGATGGTTTGATGATAAATCTACCAGGAAGATTAGGTGACCCAGCGGTTGTTGTCACTCATCGATTTGCAAAACCCATTGCCTTTAATCCAAATACCAATGAACGTTTGAATAATGAAGATAAAAGAGTCTCTCATTTGGCTGCATTTTTAAATGAACTGCACTATGGTGCACCTCTTTCATTGATTGGTCGACTCTCTTTTGGTTTTGTTGCCGTAGGTACGATGGTTTTAATCATCACGGGTCTTATTTTGATTATGCTGTTTAAATTTAAAAATCAAGGCAAAAATCAACAAGCCATTTTTTCAAAAATTCATGTTAAAGTCTTTACTTGGCTCTTTTTACCTTTTTTTCTCATCACACTCAGTGGTGCAGTGATGAATGTGGGCTTAATCAGTTCAGGGCCTATGTCTAAAATTCTGACCAAAGGTAAAGCCCAAGCCATTGATGGCGTTGTAGGAAAAGTACTATTTCAACAAAGCGATCCCATTGCTAAAAAGAATGAAGCAGCACAAATGAAGCCCTTAAGCACATTAATACAAAAAGCACAAGAGGTGAATCCTGATTTAATCTTCAAACAGATTAAACTGAGCAATTGGAATGATACAACTGCACAAGTTGAAATTATTGGTTATAACCCTTATAAACCCTTTTTAAATGGTGGGATTTTTAATCAACCCCGTGTTGTTTTAAATGCCCACACCGCAGAAGTAATCAACAATCAAACCGTCATGGATAAAGTATGGCCTGTGTTTGTTGCAGAGGGACTTTTTTTCTTACACTTTTTATTTGGAATTGATATTTTCTCTCGTATTATCATTGCTCTTATGATGGCATTGTGTGGGATTGCTTTGGGATTTGGTGTGATGTTATGGCTTGAGAAAAAAGCCAAAAAGTATGCTGATAAAATCACGTTTTATCACTGGATGGGGAAACTGTCACTTGCAACCATGTTGGGTGTTATTCCAGCAACAGCAATACTTTTTGTTCTTCAATGGACGCTTCCTTTTGATCTACAAGATCGTGTTGTATGGCAACAAGGAATCTTTTATAATGTTTGGCTCTTTACTCTGTTTTGGTCTTTTTACCGACTCAACTCCTATCAAGCAGCCAAAGAGTTCTTTTTAAGTGGGGGAATTTTGTTTATTATTGCCGCACTATGCCACATCTATTTTTCAGGATTCAATCCCATGGAACTATTAACAAATAACATGGGGCACATTTTTGCCGTAGATTTCACTCTTTGTCTAACCGGCATTATATTGATTTGGCTGGCTTTAAAACTGCCAACCAATCGAAAAGAGGCCAAAGTTTTTTGGCCCTTACAAGCTAAAAAGGAGAAAAAATGA
- a CDS encoding MATE family efflux transporter, with protein sequence MKKRNKHLTTENIPTLIKQLAIPSITGIFFNTMYNVVDTWYAGLISTEAIAALSICFMLFFLIVGFGYGFSSAITSLVGNANGSNKHFLAKVYGQKGILFIMLIGAILMLFGFTFEKNLFMLLGAKEAYLELALAYMDVILMGTIFFMANFALNAILIANGDTKSYRNTLIFGFFANLALNPLFIYGFLFIPSMGVAGIALATVLIQIMNMCYLIYKVRQLEVLDFLNIRYYLPHLHIYKTFIIQGVPNSLNMLTMAIGSILMTYFVSHYGIEAVAAFGIGYRVEQIMLMPSLGLSTAALTLVANNYGAKQYERVREILVTTLKYGFTVSAFGILFLYLTATFIIGIFTNDAKVIEIATGYIYIEVWVFFAYVTLFICVSTLQGIKKPKMILFIALYRQIIAKFIVAFLIVKYFNLEIVALWIGVALMIYSAAVFAYYYTRSLLIKL encoded by the coding sequence TTGAAAAAAAGAAACAAACATCTCACCACAGAAAATATTCCCACTTTGATAAAACAACTTGCCATTCCTTCTATTACAGGGATTTTTTTTAATACCATGTATAACGTAGTTGACACGTGGTATGCAGGTCTTATTTCAACAGAAGCCATTGCGGCTCTCTCTATTTGTTTTATGCTTTTTTTTCTTATTGTTGGTTTTGGATATGGTTTCAGTTCAGCCATTACCTCTTTGGTTGGAAATGCCAACGGTTCAAACAAACACTTCTTAGCCAAAGTCTATGGACAAAAAGGGATTTTATTTATCATGCTTATAGGTGCCATTTTGATGCTCTTTGGTTTCACCTTTGAAAAAAATCTCTTTATGCTCTTAGGGGCAAAAGAGGCCTATTTAGAGCTTGCCTTAGCCTATATGGATGTGATTCTAATGGGTACCATCTTTTTTATGGCCAATTTTGCACTCAATGCCATTTTAATTGCCAATGGCGATACTAAAAGCTATCGAAATACCTTGATTTTTGGTTTCTTTGCCAATTTAGCACTCAATCCTCTTTTTATTTACGGTTTTTTATTTATTCCCTCTATGGGCGTTGCTGGGATTGCTTTAGCAACCGTACTCATACAAATCATGAATATGTGTTATTTAATCTATAAAGTCCGTCAACTGGAGGTGTTAGATTTTTTAAATATTCGATACTATCTGCCTCATTTACATATTTATAAAACGTTCATCATTCAAGGCGTACCCAACAGTCTTAATATGCTCACCATGGCCATTGGTTCCATCTTAATGACCTACTTTGTCTCTCATTATGGAATAGAAGCAGTTGCCGCTTTTGGAATTGGTTATCGTGTGGAGCAAATCATGCTTATGCCAAGTTTGGGTTTAAGCACAGCAGCGTTAACACTCGTTGCAAATAACTACGGGGCAAAGCAGTATGAACGTGTGAGAGAGATTTTAGTCACCACGCTTAAATATGGGTTCACTGTCTCTGCTTTTGGCATTTTGTTTTTATATCTGACTGCCACTTTTATTATTGGTATTTTTACCAATGATGCCAAAGTCATTGAGATAGCCACTGGTTACATCTATATTGAAGTTTGGGTCTTTTTTGCTTATGTAACGCTCTTTATTTGTGTCTCAACCCTGCAAGGCATTAAAAAACCTAAGATGATTCTTTTCATTGCTCTGTATCGACAAATCATTGCCAAATTTATTGTGGCCTTTTTAATCGTTAAATACTTCAACTTAGAGATTGTTGCGTTGTGGATTGGCGTGGCACTGATGATATATTCTGCGGCTGTTTTTGCGTACTATTATACTCGTTCTCTGCTCATTAAATTATAA